In the genome of Desulfonauticus submarinus, the window TAACACTTAACAACGCTACATAAATAGCAACTCCTCCAATCCGTGGAATAAAACCAACATGAAACTTTTGCACCCCTTCACAGGTATCACAAACTACATGCGTATTTATAAAACGAATTATAAAAAGAGAAATAAAGCAGCTGATAAAAAACGCAACTAGCAAATATAACAAATTAAAATTCCTCCACTAACCTATAGCTCATATATAAGCTAATAAAAATCAAAATATAAAACCACAATATCATCACAAGAGGGCAAAAGGAGAAAATTTTTATTTACAATCATTTCCAGTACAAATATCATCTTTTATCTTTTCAAAAATCTTACCTCCAATACCTTTTACCTTTAAAATATCGCTTTTACTCTTAAATTCTCCATGTTCTTTTCTATATTTCAAAATATTATCAGCTTTGCTCTCTCCTATATAAGGTAAGCTAATTAATTCTTGTTTACTAGCTGTATTTATATTTACTTTTGCTAAACAAATTGTAGAAAATAAGAATATAAAACTTAAAATCAAAACCATTACTCTCATTTTCTACTTCCTCCTTACATATTTCCCCTTTTGCCCTCTTAAGAAAATAAATACTTTTACTTAACGTATTATAAAAAAGTAATAAAAATAGTGTTACATATAATTAAAACAATTTTTCGTTCTCACTTTTTAATTTTTAATTTTTTAAACCCAAAAAATAAATTTAATAAATACTACATCATCTAGCAATATAGATTAATCAATAAAAGTGTCTCTTTCAATCAGTATTATTGAAAATATTTCTATAATTTCATACAATTTCCTTATATATTTTAATGATATTGTTTATCATTTTATCTCTAGTAAATAATTCATTAAACCTTTTCTTTGAATTCTTACTAAATTCACAATATTTATCTCTGTTTTGTGATATCGTAACTATAGCGTCGGCCATTTTTTTAACAGATTTAGGTGGTACATTATATCCTGTAACC includes:
- a CDS encoding ComEA family DNA-binding protein, translated to MRVMVLILSFIFLFSTICLAKVNINTASKQELISLPYIGESKADNILKYRKEHGEFKSKSDILKVKGIGGKIFEKIKDDICTGNDCK